The DNA sequence TTAGGAATGCATCAAATCCACCGGGATACATACCATTGTAATAAAGTGGCAAATACCAGACTGTCCAGATTACAGCTAAAATTAACGTTGCCACCAGAGGGGAGTAAAGATTCTGTAATCGTGGAAGGGCAAAGCCTCTCCAACCTATCTCCTCCCTTAAAGGGCCTCGAATCAAAGTAATGTAAAAGAAAGAGAGAATAGCTCCGTAAATAGCACTAATTGAAATTTGGGGTAATATTTCACTAATGGGAGAACCAGTAGTGAAAACACCGAAGATAAGCGAAAGGTAGGTTATAACCGGGAATATTAATAAGGCAACAATATACCATTTTAAACCCACCTTCCAGATATACAGTTTGCTCAGAAGCTCTCGTATCCCTTCATGAGCAGCTAATCCCCCAGTAATTATATAAGCAGCTATAACTGCATTAACAATTATTAAAATTAGTACGGTAATAGAAATCGTGTTTAAAGAGATTCCTAAGTATAAAACAACCAGAAAACTGATTAATACCAGTAATATTATAAAAATTGCCCATCTTTTAAGGTTCTGAACTTCTAGTTTTTTGGGTTTAATAGCACCAGAAAGGACTATTGCCACTAAAGCAGGACCAGAACCACCAATAGCAGACACCAGGACAGCAATTATGGGATCAGTTATGGAGAATAAAAGAGGTAAAACAAAGAATACCCATGTAACTACGAAAGTTAGTGTAAAATAAGATTTTAACTGGTTATTTTTAATTAATTCCTGGATAGAACCCACATAACCCCTCCTAAGAATAATATTTACTTAGTTATTACTTACTCTATTTTTAATTATAAAATTATCGATTTACCGTACCTTTAAAACTGTACATCAACCATTTGAATTCCCCTGTTACTCATGTAAATGCTTTAATTAATACATATTTGCGCTTAAAGAATTTTTAAGCCTATTTAGACGCTGCTAACCAAGGATTTTTATTTTACATAGTTTTTAATATTTTGGAATTCAAATATATTAAATAGGTGATAAAAAATGGTTAGTGTCAATGAACAAGCTCCTGTTCTGGCTAAAGTGGAAATTGAAATTGATGCCGATCCCCGTACAGTTTGGGATATTTTAACTGATATTGAAGCCTGGCCCAGTTGGAATCCTGATGTAAAAGAAGTTATACTTCATGGTAAATTAGAACCAGGAACACATTTCCAGTGGAAAGCTGGTCCGGGGAAAATTTCATCGGTTCTACAGAATATAGAACCACCACACCGTATAGCCTGGACCGGGAAGACCATGGGCATCAATGCCATTGATGTTTTCAAAATAGAGGATGTAGAGGGTAAAACCCGTGTAGTAGAGGAGGAATCCTGGGAAGGTCTCCTAAGCCGTGCCATGCACGGGAAATTTCAAAAGATGCTGGAAGAATCCCTGAATTCCGGCTTGGAGCACCTTAAAATAGAAGCAGAACGCGTCCATAACCAGGAGTAGATCTCTGACTTTTAATAAAAACTCCAATTATCCCTTGGTGAAGAAAAAATTTAACCTCCAAGATATTGGAGTTACGGAGTAATGTAAATGGTCAAGACAAAAGATTACTATACATCCCAGAAATCCGAGTTTTTCACCCAGTTTGATGGCTTCTGTGAACGTGTGGGGGCCTTGATAGAAGAAAAATACGGGAAAAAATTTAAAAATGATGTTATGGGTGAAATTAAGAGAGGATTTGAACTTATTTTTGATGAAATACCCTACATTGGTGGGGATGATAATTTCTTAACCATGGACCTTGTTTCTGCAGCCCAGGACCTGGCCCTGTATCAGGTCCTGAAAAGGCATGATAAGCCAGTGGAAGAAATTGGGGAGATAGCTTACCAGGAATCTGAACAATATTTAAGGGATAATGCAGATTTAATTCCCCCTATGACCCATCCTAAGTACGTTTTTTACATTGAAATGGCGGCTAAAGAGTCCCTGAAGAGGAAATATCCTGGTGACTGGGCCTACAAATTCATCCCCCCAGAGGGGGAGAATGATTATGGACTGGATTTTGTGGAGTGTGGAATACAGAAGTTATTCCATGACCACGATGCCGATGAATTCACCCCTTACCTGTGTGCCATGGACATTCCCATGAGTGAATGCGGGAATCTAGGCCTGCATCGTACTCAAACCCTGGCCGAAGGCAGTGATCTGTGTGATTTCCGTTACAAAGGTGGAAGGGAAACTGAAGTTGCGAGTACGGTGATTAAAAAGGGGTAAATATTGAAACCCGTAAATTCACTATTCAGATCTCCTCCCAAAATCTACCATTGCCTGGTAATTGGTACTATTTACCTGAAATAATTTTTTCTAGCCATATAGTTAATTTTTGGCATAATTGCACCTATTTTTTAACTACAACCCTAAAATTACGTATTTTTCCATTTAACAGGACTCTTACAAATTTACCACTTTCTTAAAAAGGAGTAGGAGAACAATTTTGTTAGAAGCCCCTATTATTCATGATAAAGATTAATAAACGTTTTTAAAGGAAATCAAAAGGTTTATAGATGTTTTAAACCATAATAGTGCCATATCTTTAATAGTTTTTTTAAGATAGATCTTGAAGTTACAAGTAGAATTTTTCAATCCGTTATAAATCACTGGGGATCCGAAGAGGAAATATAAATGAACACTGTAGAAGTAGAGGTTCTGCGCAGAGAGGCTATGGAGGAAGAGAAAGAGGAAATAGAACGAATTCGAAAAAAATACAGAGAACGACAGAAACAAGGCAACCCACAAAACCCAATCATTGACCAAGAAAAACAAGCCCTAATAAAAAAAGCACAACAACAAGAACAACAAGAAAAAGAACAACTCCTGAAAAAATACAGAGAGCGACAAAAACATGGCAATCAACAAACCCCAATCATTGACCAAGAAAAACAAGCCCTAATAAAAAAAGCACAACAACAAGAACAACAAGAAAAGGAACTACTTCTGAAAAAATACCAACAAAGAAAACCCCAAAAAGCAGACCCCTCCACAAATTACTTGGAAAATAAAGATCTCCCCGAGAGTAATGAAGAATTAATTGTAAATGATAATCTCAAGGAATTTGGACGGGGAGATAGGGAATTAAAAGCTGAAAAGATAGAATGGGAAGAAGAAATATCTGAAGAATTAAAACTGGATAGGTCGGCTTTACTGGCCAAGTATAATTTAAAAGATGTTAATGATGATGTTGAAGAGATTTTACACCGCTTTGACCAGTCGGTTTATGATGAGGATGTTGAAAAGATAGAAAAAAAATTAACAGATAGAATCACAACCTCTGCTTTGTCACATCCCAAAGTGCAATGGGTTAATGTCCTGGTGTTCTTTAACAAGGGTGAACTGGAAGGGAATATAAAGATATTCGCAGAATATGCTGATAAAGGGTTATTGAATCGTATAAGATCTGAAAATAATGAAAGAAGATTAGAATTTGAACTAATACAGGCTGCACTATACGAAGTATGGGATGTTTTCACTACCTTAGGTATTTACATCGATGACCTTGACTCGAAACTAGATGTTGAGGTTGAACTGGACCGTGCCTGACTATATAATACCCTGAATCAACCAGATCGAAAACTGAGATTTTTGTTTTATATGCCATGAAAAATATTTAGGGTCTTAGTTTTTTCAT is a window from the Methanobacterium formicicum genome containing:
- a CDS encoding L-2-amino-thiazoline-4-carboxylic acid hydrolase, which produces MVKTKDYYTSQKSEFFTQFDGFCERVGALIEEKYGKKFKNDVMGEIKRGFELIFDEIPYIGGDDNFLTMDLVSAAQDLALYQVLKRHDKPVEEIGEIAYQESEQYLRDNADLIPPMTHPKYVFYIEMAAKESLKRKYPGDWAYKFIPPEGENDYGLDFVECGIQKLFHDHDADEFTPYLCAMDIPMSECGNLGLHRTQTLAEGSDLCDFRYKGGRETEVASTVIKKG
- a CDS encoding SRPBCC family protein codes for the protein MVSVNEQAPVLAKVEIEIDADPRTVWDILTDIEAWPSWNPDVKEVILHGKLEPGTHFQWKAGPGKISSVLQNIEPPHRIAWTGKTMGINAIDVFKIEDVEGKTRVVEEESWEGLLSRAMHGKFQKMLEESLNSGLEHLKIEAERVHNQE
- a CDS encoding CPBP family intramembrane glutamic endopeptidase; the protein is MGSIQELIKNNQLKSYFTLTFVVTWVFFVLPLLFSITDPIIAVLVSAIGGSGPALVAIVLSGAIKPKKLEVQNLKRWAIFIILLVLISFLVVLYLGISLNTISITVLILIIVNAVIAAYIITGGLAAHEGIRELLSKLYIWKVGLKWYIVALLIFPVITYLSLIFGVFTTGSPISEILPQISISAIYGAILSFFYITLIRGPLREEIGWRGFALPRLQNLYSPLVATLILAVIWTVWYLPLYYNGMYPGGFDAFLTRFTWNIGLTFLFTWIYNHTRGSLLLVTLFHGSINTAGTLIITPVGISGPYSLAYIVLINIAAIVVIIADKMWRKLPEDHEAVYKY